The Flavobacterium galactosidilyticum nucleotide sequence ATTGTCCTTTGTTTTCCATCAAAGCAGCAATGTGTAATGTTTTTCCACCCGCACCCGCGCAAGTGTCAACCACCCGCATTCCCGGTTTTACATCGAGGAAAGCAGCTACTAATTGCGAATTTGCATCTTGAACTTCAAAGAAACCTTGTTTAAAAGCATCTGTCAAGAATACATTAGCTCTTTCTTTTAAAACTAAAGCATCGGGTTGATTTTTTAATGTTTCAGTTTCAATGTTTAAGTCCATCAGAATAGCACGTAGCTCTTCTCTAGTAGTCTTGAGTGTATTTACTCTAAGGATAACTTTAGCAGGTTGGTTTTGAGCCGCAATTTCTGTTGCCCAAACTTTTTCGCCTAGCTCTTTTACGCCTAATTCATCCATCCAGTCTGGAATAGATTCTTTCAAAGCTCTCACTTTCGAAAGTTCATCAAAGCGACCTTTTATTTTTCTTTCTGGAGTTCCTTCCAGCTGACGCCAATCTGGAATAGGGTAACCTCTTAAAACTGCCCAAACAGAAAACATTCTCCATAGATTGTCTCTGTCAAAAGGTTCTTTTACTTCGGCTATTTCTGCGTATAATCTTTTCCAACGTACAATTTCGTAGATGGTTTCGGCAACAAACTTTCTATCTGAACTTCCCCAACGTTTGTCTTTTTTAAGGGATCTTGCTACTACTTTATCAGCATATTCACCTTCGTTAAAAATGGCGTTTAATGCGTCTATCGTTGTGTAAACTAAATTTCTGTGTAATCTCATTTTAAATAATTGAGGTGCAAAGGTACTATTTATTGACTGAATGTTATATTTTAAATAATGAATGTTGTTTTTAAATTTTTTGTCAAAAAAAAAACACTGTAAATGCTACAATGTTTTTTGGTTTAATTTTAAAGGAATAGTTACTTTAATCTTGTCAAATCCACCTTTTCAGGTGCGTGAAGTACTAATGGGAATTTTTCGATTTTGACAGAGCTGCTGTCTAATCCAAAAGCACTTTCCTCAGATAAACTTAATTTTTTAAGTAAGAAATAGGAATTCATAATTAATTTTTCACGCCATCTCAAGCGACTATCGTTGGAAAGAAATTTTTCAGAAAGTACAAATTTGAAATCGCCAATAATATTATTCTTGTTCAATGATTCGTATCTACTGGTAATATCTACCTCACCTTTTTTAACCATGTCTTTGATCACTTCTCTAAACATTAGGTTTATTTTAGTAGGTTCCCTAAAGCCGAGATTAAAATCGACGCGATACAAATCATCTTTTACAATTTCAGTAACTTTATATTGTGCTTTATATGGTTCTGATAATATATTAACGTGTACAAACCAATATATATCAGCTCTTTTAGGTCGCTTTTGTAAAATGGAATACATCACTTTTTCTTCAATTTCATCAGTTCTACCTGCATTTGTCATGTACACTAAATGCGTTGCGTATTTTGGAATCGTCAAATCAGCACTAAGTTCGACAAGTACTTTTTTGTAGTCTTCAATTTTAACGAGCTTAGTATAAGTTTTATTAATTTGTTTAGCAGAATACCATATTGTCATTATACTAATTAACACCGAAGCAATAATTAGAGTTACATAACCACCATCAGCAAATTTAGTAATATTAGCGGCTAGGAAACTAAATTCGATTAGAAGATAAATTGTTATTAATGGTACAATAAAATACAATTTTACTCTTTTCATTATTAAATAAAAGTTGAGTAAAATGGTGGTCATTATCATGCATAAAATAATAGCAAGGCCGTAAGCATGCTCCATGTTATTGGACTCTTCAAAGTGCAGTACAATTCCAACACAACCAGCAAATAGCAACCAGTTTATCGATGGAATGTAAAGTTGACCTTTTAACTCCGTTGGATATTTGATTTTTACCTTTGGCCAAAAGTTCAATCTCATGGCTTCATTTATCAAAGTAAAGGAGCCGCTGATAAGGGCTTGAGATGCTATTACTGCTGCTAATGTAGCAATAACAATTCCTATAGGTTGAAACCAATCTTCCATGATAAGGTAGAATGGATTTCCGTTCTTCCCTCCTAAATTTTGTAATGTTCGCCCTTCGTGATGAATTAAATAAGCTGCTTGGCCAAAGTAGTTAAGTACTAAAGCCGTTTTTACAAATATCCAACTAATTCTAATGTTTTTTCGTCCGCAATGTCCCATGTCAGAGTATAGCGCTTCAGCTCCTGTTGTACATAGAAAAACAAATCCTAATACAAAAAAACCATCGGGATGTATCGATAATAATTGGTATGCGTAATAAGGGTTTAATGCTTTGAAAACTTCAGGATGTTTCGTAATTTGAATTATTCCCAATACAGCTAGCATTGCAAACCAAATCAACATCATTGGGGCAAAAAATTTACCTACTAATTTGGATCCAAACTGTTGTATGGTAAAGAGAATAAATAATATACCTATTACAATCGGTATGGTATTGATTTCAGGATAAAAAGTTTTAATTCCTTCTACTGCAGAAGATACAGAGATGGGCGGGGTAATAATTCCATCAGCGAGTAGTGCGCTTCCGCCAATAATTGCGGGGACAATCAACCACCTGATTTTTGTTTTTTTTACTAAGGCGTATAGCGCAAAAATACCTCCTTCGCCATGATTATCAGCACTTAATGTGATTAATACATATTTTATTGTTGTTTGTAAGGTAAGCGTCCAAAAAACCGCAGAAACGCCACCTAAAACAACATTCGCATTTATTATATGATCGCCTAAGATGGCTTTCATTACATACAGTGGTGAAGTTCCTATATCACCGTAAATTATTCCTAATGATATTAATAAACCACCTAACGTTAACTTACTATGCAGGTTCTTATGTGATGCGCTCATGTAATAATTTTAAAAAACTTGTCAAAAGTACACTTTTAAAATAAATTGACACTTTATAAGCAAAAAAAACACGACTTGGTAGCCGTGGTTTTTTATTTTTAAATATTTTATATTTAGATTCTTCTGTTCTCAGGTCTGGATGATGAATTACCTCTTTGAGATTCAACTCTTTGCGGTGCAGATTCTCTTGCCGAGTTTCCGCGACCTTGCGGTTCTGCTCTTTGTGGTGCAGATTGCCTTGCTGAACTTCCTCTACCTTGTGAGTAATCTCTTTGCGGTGCTGCTTCTCTAGAAGGATTTGTTCTACCTTGTGAGTAATCTCTTTGCGGTGCTGCTTCTCTAGAAGGACTTGTTCTACCTTGTGAGTAATCTCTTTGTGGAGCTGCTTCTCTAGAAGGACTTGTTCTACCTTGTGAGTAATCTCTTTGTGGAGCTGCTTCTCTAGAAGGACTTGTTCTACCTTGTGAGTAATCTCTCTGTGGAGCTGCTTCTCTAGAAGGACTTGTTCTACCTTGTGAGTAATCTCTTTGCGGTGCTGCTTCTCTAGAGGGACTTGTTCTACCTTGTGAGTAATCTCTCGATGAACCTGCTCTTTGCGGAGCTGCTTGGCCAGAAGGACTTGTTCTGTTTTGAGAATAGTCTTTCGATGAACCTGATCTTTGCGGAGATGCTTGGCCAGAAGGACTTGTTCTATTTTGAGAATACTCTCTTGAAGAACCTCCTCTTTGTGATCCTATATCTCTCGAAGAGTTACCTCTTTGTGATGTTATATCTCGCGAGGAGTTTGATCTGTTTTGAGAGTTTTCTCTTGTCGCACTGCCTCTTCTATTAGAATAAGTAACTTCATTTCGAGAGCCTCTACTTTTTTCTAATTCGTAACGGTTTACAACGTTCGCATTTCTTCGTGAAAATGAATAGTTCGGGTTTTGTCTCTCATATCCATTAGCACGTCTCGAATTATAAACTACAGCAATTCGCTCATTTCTTCTATGGCTTACATAATTGTAGCTGTTATTAAAATTTAAACAGATATTAATGTTGTTTCTGTATCGGAATACGGGAAAAGGATTCCATGCATAATAATAAGAAGGATAATAATTCCAGTTCCAAGATGAATAGTAAGGACGGTAGTTAGTTGACCAAAATGATGCATAAATAATTGGCGGAGTGTAATACACCGGCTCATAAATATAATTTTGGCCATACATGAAAACATCACCTACTACTTGCACGTGGATTTTGTTGTTTCTGTCTTTTTCTACATCAATTGTAGCTACATCTTGATATACATCTTGATCAAGAACAGACTGAATGATGATAAGGTGTGTTCTACCTTCAACAGTTTCTATAACTCTTAAATAATCAACTTGATCGTCATTATTCAAATCTAAATTAGAAATTTGAAGTTTAGGATCGTTGAGTCTTCGTTCAAAATCCTGTAGGTCTCTAGAATCCCCAAAAATAGAAGCAACAGCTCTCAAATCAAGATTGTCGCTTATTTCGGCGTTCATAGCATTAACCGATGTTCTATCTTGTGCATTCATTTGCATTGCGAAAAAAGCAGTTAAAAAACTCAGTACTAGTAGTTTCGTTTTCATAATTAATTGGATTAAATTCCTTTTTTTGGAATAACCAATTACTGTGCCAATATATTAATTAATCCAATCGGAATTATTTTAATAATTGTAAATTTGCGCTAAAATGTATTACACATGAAAAATATTTTACTGGTTTTGTCGCTATTTGTGTTATTAATTTCTTGTAAAACTGGAAGTTATGATAATTTTAAATTAAATAATAATGAATTTCAGTCAGTTGAAACTGATACATTATTTCAGGATAAAATAAGTATTAGAGCGATTCAAATCGATAAAAATAAAATTTGGTATGCAGCTGATAATGGAAGGTATGGTTTTTTCAATTTAGATAATAGTCAAAAAAAAGAAAATAGAATAACAAAGGATTCTTTAAAACTGGAATTTAGAAGTATTGCTCAAACTTCTAAACATGTTTATATTTTAAATGTAGGAAATCCTGCTCTGTTATACCAAATTTCGAAAGAAGACTCTAGTGCGAAATTAGTGTATGAGGAACGTCACGAGAAAGTTTTTTTTGATAGCATGCAATTTTGGAACAATACAGAAGGAATAGCGATGGGAGATCCAGTCGAAGACTGTCTAAATATTATTGTAACTCGCGACGGCGGTAATTCATGGAATAAAATACCATGTGATAAATTGCCAAAGGTTTTAACGGGAGAAGCCGCTTTTGCAGCTAGTAACACTAATATTATTATAAAAGAAAATAACACATGGATTGTTTCAGGAGGGAAAAGTTCTAGGGCTTTTTATTCACCGGACAGAGGGAATACTTGGGAAGTCTATGATACGCCAATAGTGCAAGGCAAAACGATGACTGGAATTTTTACAGCTGACTTTTATGATTCTAAAATAGGATTTGTAGCTGGAGGAGACTATGAAAATAGAAATCAAAACTTCGGTAATAAAGCGATTACTGATGATGGTGGAAAAACTTGGAAACTTATAGCTGAAAATCATGGTTTTGGATACGCTTCTTGTGTGCAATATGTACCAAATAGTAATGGAAAATCGATTGTTTCAGTTGGCTTCTCAGGAGTATATTACTCTTCTAATGGTGGTGAAACTTGGAAACAATTGTCAAGTGATGCAACTTTAAATACAATTCGCTTTATTAATGAAACTACGGCTGTTGCCGCAGGACAAAATAAAATGATAAGAATTAGTTTTAAAAAATAAAACACCCTAAACGTTAGAATTTATCTGTAGTTTAGGGTGTGTTATTGAACTAACAATCAAAAGTTTATTATTTTGAGCCTTTATTCCTGTATTGCTGTAGTAACTTTCTATTGAAATCTTCTTCCGCTTTTTTAAGTTTTATGATTTTTGAAGCTGGAAGTATCGCTCTTAGATTAGATGTGAATTTTTTTCTCAGTAAAAATAATTCCTCTTCAGTATCTTGAATTTGGGCTAAAAAAGTATTTGCTTCTTTTTCGCTTATTTTATCGAGTGAGCCATCATTCATTTTTTTCATAAAAGCTCTCATTTTTTGATGCCTCAATTCAAATTGTTTGTCATCAAAAGTATTGTATATAGGCCAGAATTTTTCAGCTTGCGCATTAGTTAAGTCTAATTCGGTAGTGAAAAAAGCAACTTTTAGTGTTTTAATTTGTTCTTTTTTCTCTTTCATACTTTCGCTTTGAGCGTAAAAGCTAGTAGAGACTAACAAAAGTAGTATGGGTAATAATTTTTTTATATTCATTTTTCGTCTTTTAATTAGTGCTTAAAAAATAGGTTTGTGATTTATTCTAAAATAAGATTCTCCAGATTCGAATTTACTGATAGAATATCCTCTATTGCTTTATCTTCAATAGACATACTTATTTTTATATTGTTAATGTCTGATGTTTCCAGTCCATTAATTAAGTCGTATTGATTTACATTGGATTGATAAGTGATGTAATTTTCTAATTGCGCTGAATCCAATTCTTGTTTATCAGTGTAAAAATTATTTATAAACGGAATCATGAGCGCAAGGACTAATACTGCTGCAACCATTAAAAATAAATTCTTTTTTCTTTGAAAAAGAGAAATTACTTTTGGTTCATTTGCAGGCAACTGCTCCATCATTTTTATTGAAAAATTTTCAAAGTATTTCTCTGGTGTTTTAAAACCAGATTCAATCTTAGGTTCATTTTCTAGTTTAAATGTTTTCATATCTATAAGACACTATTGTTTTAAAAAGGTTTAATTTGATGTTACAAAAGCTTCAATTTTTTTTACTGCAATGTGATAGGATGCTTTAAGTCCTCCTACAGAGGTTCCTAGAATCTCAGATATTTCTTCATATTTGAGTTCTTCAAAATATTTCATTTTAAAAATCAATTGTTGTTTTTCAGGCAATAAGGCTATCGCTTTTTGTAATTTTAATTGAATTTCATTTCCATCAAAAAAGACATCAGCTTCAAGATTATCGAGTGCCTTGTTTTGTAATGTTTCAGATGAGATGCCGCTTTTTTTAGCTTTTTGTTTCAAAAAAGTTAATGCTTCATTAGTAGCAATACGATACATCCAGGAAAAGAGTTTACTTTCTCCCTTGAAATTTTTTAAATTTTGGAATATTTTAATAAAAGTATTTTGCAATACATCATCAGCATCATCGTGATTTAAAACGATATTACGAATGTGATTGTAAAGCGGTCTTTGATAGTCGACTATTAACCTCTGAAACGCTTGGTTTTGCGTCTTGATGTTCAATAATTCGGATATAAATTCCTTTTCTTCTTGCAAAATTGGTCTTTTAGAATTAGAATAGAAATCAGATGAAAGGTTTAATCTGCTTTAGAAGTATTTTTAAAACTCTGAGTTCTCTTCTTCTTTTTTGATAACAGGTTCTGGTGTTACAGAAGATTCTGATTTTTTTACAATAGGAGTAACGTATGTGTTTACCGGAGGAATCACTTTAGTTTTTATTGGATAGTAAATTTCGGTTACCCATTTTGATGGACTTTTAGTTTCAGCTTTCCTTACTTTAAAAATAGCTAAATGAGAAAAAGTTGGATCTACAACAATTTTATTTGCATTAATATAAGCCGTTGCTTTGTCTAAAGCCTTATTAGTATGAGAGTAATCACCAGTTAAAGTCGTTTTTACTGCTTCAAGTTCTTCTAGTTTTCCGCTCAAAATATCGCTTCCTGCGCTAGTGAAAATTTCCGTTTTTATAGGAATGCAGAAAGACAATCGAGTTAATCCCTTTGCTAAATCATAAGTGTGGTAAAGCAAAAAAGGTTTTCCATTGCGCTCGATGTCGTTTTTATCACAAAAATCATTGATTTTATCAAATACTATTCTTGAATTTTTAGTAACCTTAGAAATTTCACTAGTAAAGGTTTGGTGCAAATAGAACGTAGCTGGTATTTTTGCTAATCCATCTACTTTTACTGTAAAGGTATTTATTTCGTAATCAAGAGTTTTGTCTAGGTTTACCAAGCTATTTTCGTACATCTTTCCAATAATTGCATTGATTCCACCCTTAAATGCTGTATAGACTTTCATCGAAAAACTCATTTTTCCAGTAGTTTTCCACGTTACTTTGGTACCGCCAATGGTGTCCTTAAAACTCCAAAAAACGGATGATGAGGTACCGTTGTAGTTCATTTTTTGAGAAATACTGTCATTTTCTTTAACAAATAGAGTTTTCAAGTCACCCGAACCATCTTGTCCGTCCCATGAGTAAGAAGCTCCAGCTCCAACAGTTTTACCAGAATAATTGATTTTTATGGTAGGATCCTCAGTCATCCAGGAGCCAAAATCTTCCCAGTTTCTGAAATCATTCACAAAACTAAATACATTGGATTTTGGAGAATTTATAATTTTGCTTCTTTCTACTGTAAAATCTCCTTTTTGAGTAGCGATAAAAATAGTAAGCGCTACAAAACTAAGTAGCAGTAAAAGAAATAAATACTTTAAAATTCTCATAATTCAACTATTTGTTAATTTCTGTAAAGTTAAAAATTTAATTAAGACAGTACAGAAAGTAGCCAGTAAATATAACGGTGTTTTCCTAATAAAACCTTTTCGATAGCTGTCTTCCTAGTCTCTGCATAGTAAATTTACTTCTAATGAACATTTTTTAATATATATTACTAACGATTTTTTATCTAAATAATATACTATTATTTTAGAAGTTAGCTGGAACCATAAACTAAAATTATTTACGTGCTTTAGACTATAAATATAGTTTTTACGATTAATCTACTAATGAAAAAGTCCACTTTTCAGTGAACAATAATTATTTTTTATTAAGAACTTTAGCGCTTGAAAAATATTT carries:
- a CDS encoding KUP/HAK/KT family potassium transporter — protein: MSASHKNLHSKLTLGGLLISLGIIYGDIGTSPLYVMKAILGDHIINANVVLGGVSAVFWTLTLQTTIKYVLITLSADNHGEGGIFALYALVKKTKIRWLIVPAIIGGSALLADGIITPPISVSSAVEGIKTFYPEINTIPIVIGILFILFTIQQFGSKLVGKFFAPMMLIWFAMLAVLGIIQITKHPEVFKALNPYYAYQLLSIHPDGFFVLGFVFLCTTGAEALYSDMGHCGRKNIRISWIFVKTALVLNYFGQAAYLIHHEGRTLQNLGGKNGNPFYLIMEDWFQPIGIVIATLAAVIASQALISGSFTLINEAMRLNFWPKVKIKYPTELKGQLYIPSINWLLFAGCVGIVLHFEESNNMEHAYGLAIILCMIMTTILLNFYLIMKRVKLYFIVPLITIYLLIEFSFLAANITKFADGGYVTLIIASVLISIMTIWYSAKQINKTYTKLVKIEDYKKVLVELSADLTIPKYATHLVYMTNAGRTDEIEEKVMYSILQKRPKRADIYWFVHVNILSEPYKAQYKVTEIVKDDLYRVDFNLGFREPTKINLMFREVIKDMVKKGEVDITSRYESLNKNNIIGDFKFVLSEKFLSNDSRLRWREKLIMNSYFLLKKLSLSEESAFGLDSSSVKIEKFPLVLHAPEKVDLTRLK
- a CDS encoding RNA polymerase sigma factor, which produces MQEEKEFISELLNIKTQNQAFQRLIVDYQRPLYNHIRNIVLNHDDADDVLQNTFIKIFQNLKNFKGESKLFSWMYRIATNEALTFLKQKAKKSGISSETLQNKALDNLEADVFFDGNEIQLKLQKAIALLPEKQQLIFKMKYFEELKYEEISEILGTSVGGLKASYHIAVKKIEAFVTSN
- a CDS encoding RsmB/NOP family class I SAM-dependent RNA methyltransferase encodes the protein MRLHRNLVYTTIDALNAIFNEGEYADKVVARSLKKDKRWGSSDRKFVAETIYEIVRWKRLYAEIAEVKEPFDRDNLWRMFSVWAVLRGYPIPDWRQLEGTPERKIKGRFDELSKVRALKESIPDWMDELGVKELGEKVWATEIAAQNQPAKVILRVNTLKTTREELRAILMDLNIETETLKNQPDALVLKERANVFLTDAFKQGFFEVQDANSQLVAAFLDVKPGMRVVDTCAGAGGKTLHIAALMENKGQLIAMDLYESKLKQLKIRAKRDGAFNIEYRIIDSTKIIKKLHERADRVLIDAPCSGLGVLKRNPDAKWKLQPEFIDNIRKVQSEVLESYSKIVKPGGKLVYATCSVLPSENQDQVARFLTTDIGKQFKFIKDQKILASESGFDGFYMALLERKESSEQKEKRVEKEIE
- a CDS encoding sensor of ECF-type sigma factor — translated: MNIKKLLPILLLLVSTSFYAQSESMKEKKEQIKTLKVAFFTTELDLTNAQAEKFWPIYNTFDDKQFELRHQKMRAFMKKMNDGSLDKISEKEANTFLAQIQDTEEELFLLRKKFTSNLRAILPASKIIKLKKAEEDFNRKLLQQYRNKGSK
- a CDS encoding SRPBCC family protein — its product is MRILKYLFLLLLLSFVALTIFIATQKGDFTVERSKIINSPKSNVFSFVNDFRNWEDFGSWMTEDPTIKINYSGKTVGAGASYSWDGQDGSGDLKTLFVKENDSISQKMNYNGTSSSVFWSFKDTIGGTKVTWKTTGKMSFSMKVYTAFKGGINAIIGKMYENSLVNLDKTLDYEINTFTVKVDGLAKIPATFYLHQTFTSEISKVTKNSRIVFDKINDFCDKNDIERNGKPFLLYHTYDLAKGLTRLSFCIPIKTEIFTSAGSDILSGKLEELEAVKTTLTGDYSHTNKALDKATAYINANKIVVDPTFSHLAIFKVRKAETKSPSKWVTEIYYPIKTKVIPPVNTYVTPIVKKSESSVTPEPVIKKEEENSEF
- a CDS encoding sialidase family protein; amino-acid sequence: MKNILLVLSLFVLLISCKTGSYDNFKLNNNEFQSVETDTLFQDKISIRAIQIDKNKIWYAADNGRYGFFNLDNSQKKENRITKDSLKLEFRSIAQTSKHVYILNVGNPALLYQISKEDSSAKLVYEERHEKVFFDSMQFWNNTEGIAMGDPVEDCLNIIVTRDGGNSWNKIPCDKLPKVLTGEAAFAASNTNIIIKENNTWIVSGGKSSRAFYSPDRGNTWEVYDTPIVQGKTMTGIFTADFYDSKIGFVAGGDYENRNQNFGNKAITDDGGKTWKLIAENHGFGYASCVQYVPNSNGKSIVSVGFSGVYYSSNGGETWKQLSSDATLNTIRFINETTAVAAGQNKMIRISFKK